The segment ACCGCCGCCACCTACCGCGCCTGGCTGCGCAACTGGGGCGTCCGCTACGTCGTGCTGCCCGCCGACGAGCCGGACGGCGCGGGCCTGGCCGAGTCCAAGCTCATCACCTCGGCCCCGCACTCCTGGCTCCGGCCCGTCTGGCAGGACGCGCACTGGCGGCTGTTCCGCGTCACCGGCACGCGGCCGCTGGCCGACGCCCCCGCCACCGTCACCCACGCCGGCTCCGCCGACCTCACCGTGCACGTCCCCGCCGCCGGCTCCTACCTCCTGCGGATCCCGTACTCCCCCTGGCTCGGCATCGAGGGCGCCACCGACTCGCTGCACGGCTGCCTGTCGCAGTCCGGGACGTGGACCCGGCTCCAGGCGCCCGCGGCCGGGACGTACCGGATCGGCGCGCGGTACGCGCTGACGCGCGGCACGCCCTGCGAGGAGGACTGACCCGGTCCTGGCTCAGAGGTCTGAATCAGAGGTCGCCGTGGATGGCCCTGGCGATCTTCTGGATCGTGGCGACGCCGTAGTCCATCGTCTTGTCGTCCTCCGACAGCACCACGATCCCGTAGTCGTTGCCGTTGCCGGTGAACGCGCCGATGCTGTGGACCCGCCACTTGTGCGTCGCCCGCGGCAGCCACCCGTTCTTCACATGGACCGTCGCGTTGCTCGGCGCCCCGGCCGGTACGCCCCAGCGCTGACCGGTGACGACCTTGTTCATCAGCCACAGCTCATAGGAGCGCGACGCCTTGGTCAGCACCTTGTTGGTCGAGGTCAGCAGCCTGAGCAGCTTCACCTCGTCGCCCGCGGTGATCTGGGTGAGGCCCCAGTAGCCGTTCGCGCCGGGCTTGGTGTTCGTCATCTTCGCGAGGTTCAGGAAGTGCTGGACGCCCTTGACCTTGACCTGCTTCCACAGCTTGGTCGTCGCCGTGTTGTCCGACTTGGTGATCATGGCCTTCGCCAGCGACTTCTCCCGGTTCGTCAGCCCCCGGTGCGCTTCCTGCGCCTGCCGCATCAGCGCCGCGAGCAGCGTGGCCTTCACCACGCTCGCCGAGTCGTACTTCACCCCCGCCCGGTACGTGCAGGCGGTGCCCGTGCTCCGGTCGTACAGCGCGACCGCCACCATGCTCTTGCGGTTCTTGAGTGCGGCCGTGATGTCGGTCTTCAGCTCCTTAGCGAGTCCCGATTTGTGTGAGGTACATGTCACCGTGGGCGTGGCCGCGGCAGCCGTGCCCGAGGCCGCGACCACGCCGACGAGTGATGCGGCCGCCGCGGCCGCGGATATGCGCGATATGTGCACCGAAGTCCGTCCCGTTCCGTGTTGCTTTGGCCAACACTCTTGAACAGGACACTCCAGCAGACGCCGGGGCCATACGGCTACCCCCGACGGGCGCCGATTTCAGATCCGGCGACCGGCCTCAGTCCGCCCGCCCGTACCGGACGTTCCGGGTCCAGATCCGCTCCAGCCGCACCCGCCCGCCCGGTCGCGGCGCGTGCCAGATCCGGCCGTGGCCGGCGTAGATGCCGACATGTACGATCCCGCCACCCGCCGGAAAGAAGACCAGGTCACCGGGGACGCGCTGACGCCGGCTGACATGGTAGGTGCGCTCGTACTGCCCCTCGGCGGTCCGGGGAAGCCGCATGCCCGCTTCACGGAAGGAGTAGAGCATCAGCCCCGAGCAGTCGAACCGCCGGGGCCCGGTGGCGCCGCACGCGTAGGGCGCCCCGCGTTTGGAAGCTGCCACGGCGAGGGCTCTTTGCCCGTACGGCTGCGCTCCGAATGCGTCGGCCCGATGGACGGGACCGACGAGTCCCGCGCACAGCAGGACGACGGCCATCAAGGCACCGACGGACGTGTGTCGCTGGCCGAGATTGATCAACCTGGACATCTCAGTACCTCCGCGTCTGGATGAAGCGCTTTGGTTCTC is part of the Streptomyces sp. NBC_01262 genome and harbors:
- a CDS encoding serine hydrolase, with amino-acid sequence MHISRISAAAAAASLVGVVAASGTAAAATPTVTCTSHKSGLAKELKTDITAALKNRKSMVAVALYDRSTGTACTYRAGVKYDSASVVKATLLAALMRQAQEAHRGLTNREKSLAKAMITKSDNTATTKLWKQVKVKGVQHFLNLAKMTNTKPGANGYWGLTQITAGDEVKLLRLLTSTNKVLTKASRSYELWLMNKVVTGQRWGVPAGAPSNATVHVKNGWLPRATHKWRVHSIGAFTGNGNDYGIVVLSEDDKTMDYGVATIQKIARAIHGDL
- a CDS encoding C40 family peptidase, with translation MSRLINLGQRHTSVGALMAVVLLCAGLVGPVHRADAFGAQPYGQRALAVAASKRGAPYACGATGPRRFDCSGLMLYSFREAGMRLPRTAEGQYERTYHVSRRQRVPGDLVFFPAGGGIVHVGIYAGHGRIWHAPRPGGRVRLERIWTRNVRYGRAD